One Mycolicibacterium sarraceniae genomic window carries:
- a CDS encoding alpha-hydroxy-acid oxidizing protein, protein MTQPYGNYQLEIYLQGLTGTQPSLPMSFAELEARAAQALSPSIWSYVAGGAGDERTQRANVTAFEQWGLIPRMLVGATERDTSVELWGRRWPAPVFMAPIGVIGLCTTDQHGDLAAARAAAATGVPMCVSTLTMDPLEEVAAQFGDTLGLFQLYTPVDREMAESFVHRAEAAGYAGIVVTLDTWVPGWRPRDLATANFPQLRGKCLANYISDPVFRSKVDGDIDADPRNAVMAWVSNFGNCLSWNDLPWLRSLTSLPLILKGICHPDDARRAIDAGADGIYCSNHGGRQANGGLPALDCLPDVVDAAGEVPVLFDSGIRSGADIVKALAMGARAVGVGRPYAYGAALAGTDGIVHVLRSLLAEADLIMGIDGYRALADLTRDALRAVRQ, encoded by the coding sequence ATGACCCAGCCGTACGGCAACTACCAGCTCGAAATCTACTTGCAGGGCCTGACCGGCACACAGCCCAGTCTGCCGATGTCCTTCGCGGAGTTAGAAGCCCGTGCCGCTCAAGCTCTTTCACCGTCGATATGGTCGTACGTCGCCGGTGGCGCTGGCGATGAACGCACGCAGCGCGCCAATGTCACGGCCTTCGAGCAGTGGGGCCTGATACCCCGTATGCTCGTCGGCGCCACCGAACGGGATACGAGCGTGGAACTGTGGGGCCGACGCTGGCCGGCGCCGGTATTCATGGCACCGATCGGGGTGATCGGGCTGTGCACCACTGACCAGCACGGTGATCTCGCTGCGGCGCGCGCCGCGGCCGCAACCGGGGTGCCGATGTGTGTCTCGACACTGACGATGGATCCGCTGGAGGAGGTGGCAGCCCAATTCGGGGACACCTTAGGTCTTTTCCAGCTGTACACCCCTGTTGATCGCGAGATGGCCGAGAGCTTCGTGCACCGCGCTGAAGCAGCGGGATACGCCGGCATCGTGGTGACATTGGATACCTGGGTGCCAGGCTGGCGGCCGCGCGACCTGGCAACGGCCAACTTCCCGCAACTGCGCGGCAAGTGTTTGGCCAACTACATCAGCGACCCGGTGTTCCGTAGCAAGGTCGACGGGGATATCGACGCCGACCCTCGCAACGCGGTAATGGCGTGGGTCAGCAATTTCGGAAACTGCCTGAGCTGGAACGACCTGCCGTGGCTGCGGTCGTTGACGTCGCTGCCGTTGATCCTGAAGGGAATCTGCCATCCCGACGATGCCCGCCGTGCGATCGACGCCGGCGCCGACGGCATCTACTGCTCCAACCATGGTGGGCGCCAAGCCAATGGCGGGCTTCCCGCACTCGACTGCCTGCCCGATGTGGTGGATGCCGCCGGTGAAGTTCCCGTGCTGTTTGACTCCGGTATCCGCTCGGGCGCCGATATCGTCAAGGCACTGGCCATGGGGGCTAGGGCGGTTGGCGTCGGGCGGCCTTACGCCTACGGCGCAGCCCTGGCCGGCACCGACGGGATTGTGCATGTGCTGCGTTCGCTGCTGGCCGAGGCCGACCTGATCATGGGGATCGACGGCTACCGTGCCCTGGCTGATCTGACTCGTGATGCGCTGCGGGCTGTGCGACAGTAG
- a CDS encoding PfaD family polyunsaturated fatty acid/polyketide biosynthesis protein, producing the protein MQATLANAHPTNGTSVALLDRPDVGDALAAIRRPVAVVNSVQGPRAVLLDGGGELTPEVLSQGLLAVLPAIYPEWLGERSFTATHGVRFPYVVGEMARGIATPQMTVEGVRAGVMAFYGSAGLDLATVEAGVLEIQAALGRDSAGWGANLIHNVQSDGVELATVDLFHRLGVRYVSASAFMRLTPAVVLYAAKGLRRDAHGQVVRAGHIFAKVSRDEVARQFLSPAPEAMLSTLVAEGRLTAEEAALASRIPIAEDITAEADSGGHTDNRALTVLLPRLISLRDDIAAAYGYSVLPRVGAAGGLGTPAAVAAAFAAGAAYVLTGSVNQSAVESGLSPDARTLLGLAESTDVAMAPAADMFEMGVTVQVLKRGTMFAQRGHRLADFYRRYSSLEEAPAEELASLEKTVLGRSVADIWADTEAFFAKSDPHQVERAAADPRHRMALVFRWYLFTGSQWARDGNTERRADYQIWCGPAMGAFNQWVRGSFLEPVEARTVRQIALNLLEGAATVTRAGQLRASGVAMPPSAFDFRPRPLG; encoded by the coding sequence ATGCAGGCCACCTTGGCTAACGCTCATCCGACGAATGGCACCTCTGTAGCGCTGCTTGATCGACCCGACGTCGGCGACGCACTGGCAGCAATTCGGAGGCCGGTTGCCGTCGTGAACTCGGTCCAGGGGCCGCGCGCTGTACTCCTCGACGGCGGCGGGGAACTTACGCCCGAGGTCCTGAGCCAGGGCCTGCTTGCCGTCTTGCCGGCGATCTATCCCGAATGGCTCGGCGAGCGTAGTTTCACCGCGACCCACGGTGTGCGATTTCCCTATGTCGTCGGCGAGATGGCCCGCGGCATCGCGACGCCGCAGATGACCGTCGAGGGTGTGCGCGCCGGCGTGATGGCGTTCTACGGCAGTGCCGGATTGGACCTCGCCACCGTCGAAGCGGGTGTGCTGGAGATTCAGGCCGCCCTGGGCCGGGACTCCGCCGGTTGGGGTGCCAACCTGATCCACAACGTCCAGAGCGACGGCGTCGAATTGGCGACCGTCGATCTGTTCCATCGCCTCGGTGTCCGCTACGTGTCCGCGTCGGCGTTCATGCGTCTCACGCCCGCGGTTGTCCTCTACGCCGCAAAAGGTCTGCGTCGCGACGCGCACGGGCAGGTCGTTCGGGCCGGCCATATCTTCGCGAAGGTCTCCCGCGATGAGGTCGCCCGCCAGTTCCTCTCGCCCGCACCGGAAGCGATGCTGAGCACGCTGGTCGCCGAAGGCCGTCTCACCGCCGAGGAAGCCGCGCTCGCGAGCCGGATCCCGATTGCGGAAGACATCACCGCCGAAGCGGATTCGGGCGGGCATACCGACAACCGCGCGCTGACCGTGCTGCTTCCGCGACTGATCAGCCTGCGCGACGACATCGCCGCCGCCTACGGCTACTCAGTTCTGCCGCGCGTCGGAGCAGCCGGCGGGCTGGGTACCCCGGCCGCCGTCGCCGCCGCGTTCGCCGCAGGCGCGGCCTATGTGTTGACCGGTTCGGTCAACCAGTCGGCGGTGGAGAGTGGGTTGTCACCCGACGCGCGAACCCTGCTGGGGCTGGCGGAATCCACCGATGTGGCGATGGCGCCCGCCGCCGATATGTTCGAAATGGGCGTGACCGTGCAGGTTCTCAAGCGCGGCACGATGTTCGCCCAGCGCGGGCACCGCCTGGCTGACTTCTATCGCCGCTACTCCTCTCTCGAGGAAGCCCCTGCGGAGGAGTTGGCGAGCCTCGAAAAGACGGTCCTCGGGCGCAGTGTCGCCGACATCTGGGCGGATACCGAGGCGTTCTTCGCCAAGAGCGATCCACACCAGGTGGAGCGCGCTGCGGCGGACCCCAGACATCGCATGGCCCTGGTATTTCGCTGGTACCTGTTCACGGGTTCGCAGTGGGCGCGCGACGGTAACACTGAACGCCGCGCTGACTACCAGATCTGGTGTGGTCCAGCGATGGGAGCCTTCAACCAATGGGTGCGGGGAAGTTTCCTCGAGCCGGTGGAGGCGCGCACGGTTCGCCAGATCGCCCTCAATCTCCTTGAGGGCGCGGCAACTGTGACACGAGCCGGGCAGCTTCGCGCTTCGGGCGTCGCGATGCCGCCTTCCGCCTTTGATTTCCGTCCACGTCCCCTCGGATAA
- a CDS encoding FAD-dependent oxidoreductase, whose translation MTRWGTDQYARGSYSFIAVGSSPDDMHALGEPVGERLLFAGEATNPEWFGTVHGAHLSGQREADRILG comes from the coding sequence GTGACCCGGTGGGGCACAGATCAATACGCCCGTGGCTCATACAGTTTCATCGCCGTCGGGTCCAGCCCTGACGATATGCACGCGCTGGGCGAGCCGGTCGGCGAACGTCTGTTGTTCGCGGGCGAAGCCACCAACCCCGAGTGGTTCGGCACCGTCCACGGCGCTCATCTCAGCGGTCAGCGGGAAGCCGACCGGATCCTCGGCTAG
- a CDS encoding pyridoxamine 5'-phosphate oxidase family protein: MSQPSTSVNRLPEKQNTSRHRLDELLDATPLATIALIRDGHPVIFPIGFARIDDELVIHGSTGSPWMRQLAGGAAAAVSVTALDGVLVARSGFESSFQFRSAVLFGTFEPIPDADKVSYLETLTDTFIPGRVAELRANSRKELAATMALRMAITGDNWSLKIGDGWPDDEDDDVAAGAWAGVVPLTTVYGEPQRAPDCDPATPVPPSVSAMVGELSNRRGRQLR, from the coding sequence ATGTCCCAACCATCCACCAGCGTCAACCGCCTGCCCGAGAAACAGAACACCTCGCGGCACAGGCTCGACGAGCTGCTCGACGCAACACCGCTGGCGACGATCGCGTTGATCCGCGACGGACACCCGGTGATCTTTCCGATCGGCTTCGCCCGGATCGACGACGAACTGGTCATCCACGGATCGACGGGCTCGCCCTGGATGCGTCAACTGGCCGGTGGCGCGGCCGCCGCGGTCTCGGTGACCGCACTCGACGGAGTTCTGGTGGCGCGCAGCGGATTCGAGTCCTCCTTTCAGTTCCGCAGTGCGGTGCTGTTCGGGACGTTCGAGCCGATTCCCGATGCCGACAAGGTGTCCTACCTGGAGACACTGACCGATACGTTCATCCCGGGCAGGGTGGCCGAACTTCGGGCCAATTCCCGCAAAGAGCTCGCCGCGACGATGGCGCTGCGGATGGCTATCACGGGCGATAACTGGTCGCTCAAGATCGGTGACGGGTGGCCCGATGACGAGGATGACGATGTCGCCGCCGGGGCATGGGCCGGGGTGGTTCCGTTGACCACGGTCTACGGCGAGCCGCAGCGTGCACCGGACTGCGATCCCGCGACCCCGGTACCGCCGTCGGTCAGTGCGATGGTTGGTGAGCTGTCGAACCGCCGGGGGAGACAGCTTCGCTAG
- a CDS encoding FAD-dependent oxidoreductase, whose translation MRSVARRGFMLGFGALAAVPLLPGCGSADEKGGDHVVIVGAGFAGLAAARRLADAGVRVTVVEARDRIGGSIAFDPPLLEAKCHAIEKLGFGLLNKVVVAFEKPFWPESTPMIGLVGNNQPVTDLANGLVFAGKPLLVRLRGGQAVVARIAVRSVRGDRIAYCHRCANPHRIDRDPVGHRSIRPWLIQFHRRRVQP comes from the coding sequence ATGCGTTCGGTCGCGCGGCGCGGGTTCATGCTGGGTTTCGGTGCGCTCGCAGCGGTGCCTCTGCTCCCAGGATGTGGCAGCGCGGATGAGAAGGGCGGCGACCACGTCGTGATCGTCGGCGCTGGCTTCGCCGGCCTGGCGGCGGCCCGGCGACTGGCCGACGCCGGTGTGCGCGTCACCGTTGTCGAGGCTCGCGACCGGATCGGCGGAAGCATCGCCTTCGACCCACCGCTTCTCGAGGCCAAGTGCCACGCCATCGAGAAGCTCGGATTCGGACTGCTCAACAAGGTGGTCGTCGCCTTCGAGAAGCCGTTCTGGCCCGAGTCCACCCCGATGATCGGACTGGTCGGCAACAACCAACCGGTCACCGATCTGGCCAACGGGCTGGTGTTCGCCGGTAAGCCGCTGCTCGTGAGGCTACGGGGCGGCCAGGCCGTGGTTGCGCGAATCGCTGTCCGATCAGTCCGCGGTGACCGAATTGCTTACTGCCATCGATGCGCCAACCCCCACCGGATCGATCGTGACCCGGTGGGGCACAGATCAATACGCCCGTGGCTCATACAGTTTCATCGCCGTCGGGTCCAGCCCTGA